In Nitrosarchaeum koreense MY1, one genomic interval encodes:
- a CDS encoding glutamyl-tRNA reductase — MSEINFDIINARVTFKNVPLHSLARFRFNDLKVACETFKKIPGVAECIIIQTASRVEIFTVSNLETGDTPDGRRVEGKGLVLNQIKETWESLSELEQIDIDHFDQTLEVYKGTDVYLNLLRLACGLESVVIGKEEILNEIKAALSHAKEINVSGDILNKLFENIIRIASRIRETTGISKNVISLGDVSVKIVDEKAGLDAKKRILLIGTGESAARVAKTLNKKGFAFDVTSKTIERSTGFSKILGGKPIAFEEVLAGFDKYDIVFVATTADYFLITFDRLKLVMEEKKKGTLILDLSDPRTVDEGITALPGIKLLFRDQIAEIYEENVKSRIGMIPAVEKIIEKEIPILEATMKHITA; from the coding sequence TTGAGCGAAATTAATTTTGATATTATTAATGCAAGAGTAACTTTCAAAAATGTACCGCTTCACTCCTTAGCACGATTTAGATTTAATGATCTTAAAGTTGCATGTGAAACTTTCAAGAAAATTCCAGGTGTTGCAGAATGTATAATAATTCAAACTGCTAGTCGAGTTGAAATCTTTACCGTAAGTAATTTGGAAACAGGAGATACTCCAGACGGAAGAAGAGTTGAAGGAAAGGGACTAGTTTTAAATCAAATTAAAGAAACATGGGAGTCTCTATCTGAACTTGAGCAAATTGATATTGATCATTTTGATCAAACACTTGAAGTTTACAAAGGCACAGATGTCTATCTCAATCTGTTGAGGCTGGCTTGTGGTTTGGAATCAGTAGTCATTGGTAAAGAAGAAATATTGAATGAAATTAAAGCTGCGCTTTCACATGCAAAGGAAATTAACGTCTCAGGAGATATTTTGAATAAATTATTTGAAAATATTATTCGTATTGCGTCAAGAATTAGAGAAACTACTGGCATTAGTAAAAATGTCATATCTTTAGGTGATGTTTCTGTGAAGATTGTAGATGAAAAAGCAGGCTTGGATGCTAAGAAACGTATTCTTCTAATTGGTACAGGCGAATCTGCTGCTAGAGTCGCTAAAACTCTAAATAAAAAAGGATTTGCATTTGATGTTACAAGTAAAACAATTGAACGTTCAACTGGATTTTCTAAAATTTTGGGGGGTAAACCAATTGCATTTGAAGAAGTTTTAGCAGGATTTGATAAATATGATATAGTTTTTGTTGCAACTACTGCTGATTATTTCTTAATTACTTTTGATAGACTAAAATTAGTAATGGAAGAAAAAAAGAAAGGAACACTGATTTTAGATTTATCCGATCCAAGAACAGTTGATGAAGGAATAACTGCATTACCTGGAATTAAATTACTATTTAGAGATCAAATTGCTGAAATATATGAAGAAAATGTGAAATCTCGAATTGGAATGATTCCTGCCGTAGAAAAAATTATTGAAAAAGAAATACCAATTCTAGAAGCAACAATGAAACACATTACTGCATAA
- a CDS encoding DUF1059 domain-containing protein, whose product MAKLKCSDYGFECEFVSEGEIEQVIEEFGKHTEDIHGIDYSKEALMQFILRKK is encoded by the coding sequence ATGGCTAAACTAAAATGCAGTGATTATGGTTTTGAGTGTGAATTTGTATCAGAAGGTGAAATAGAACAAGTAATAGAAGAATTCGGAAAACATACTGAAGACATACATGGAATAGATTATTCAAAAGAAGCCTTAATGCAATTTATCCTTAGAAAAAAATAA
- a CDS encoding FAD-binding oxidoreductase, giving the protein MVVEHKAKITYMQLLKEDLVVIRLVPNDGMPKYTTGQFLTIGLPIPSEQKVVRRAYSIASHPENRDYFEFVIRWVRKPLPGRVTTELFYANVGDEVYLGEPTGNALLIDDKLPNGQPDNRRIVCVGGGTGLAPFIAFAKHLHDTGDKREIIVLHGASYVDELSYKELLTNYENESIERGKDQWNFRYRAAISRPKEFFNRSWAGHVGRVESFFKPNKNGVSPLEEMVGEEITTTNTKVYICGYQGTIDGVIEYLGPKGFVTKEEKRKDGSYEIKYESYG; this is encoded by the coding sequence ATGGTAGTAGAACATAAAGCTAAGATTACTTACATGCAATTACTTAAAGAAGATCTAGTTGTTATTCGTCTAGTTCCGAATGATGGAATGCCAAAATACACTACAGGCCAATTTCTAACTATCGGGCTTCCAATACCATCAGAACAAAAGGTTGTTCGAAGAGCATACTCTATTGCATCCCATCCTGAAAATCGAGATTATTTTGAATTTGTAATTAGATGGGTAAGAAAACCACTTCCAGGTCGTGTTACTACTGAACTATTTTATGCCAATGTTGGTGATGAAGTATATTTGGGTGAACCTACAGGTAATGCTTTACTAATTGATGATAAATTACCAAATGGTCAACCTGATAATAGAAGAATTGTTTGTGTAGGTGGTGGAACTGGTCTAGCACCATTCATTGCTTTTGCTAAACATCTACATGATACTGGAGATAAACGTGAGATAATTGTTTTACATGGTGCAAGTTATGTTGATGAGCTAAGCTACAAAGAATTACTAACAAATTATGAAAATGAAAGTATTGAAAGAGGAAAAGATCAATGGAATTTTAGGTATAGAGCAGCAATTAGCAGACCTAAAGAATTTTTCAATAGATCATGGGCAGGTCATGTTGGAAGAGTAGAATCCTTTTTCAAACCAAATAAAAATGGTGTTTCACCATTAGAAGAAATGGTTGGAGAAGAAATTACAACTACAAATACCAAAGTCTACATTTGTGGTTATCAAGGTACAATTGATGGGGTTATTGAATACTTGGGACCAAAAGGATTTGTAACAAAGGAAGAAAAACGTAAAGATGGAAGTTATGAAATAAAGTATGAATCATACGGATAA
- a CDS encoding inositol monophosphatase family protein — translation MEVIEILRNVSKMIYENVKDLAGTDNAAGDFGIGAGGDISRNIDIIAEKTVLDYLKEIKFDCIVLGEECGRVELSDNPKGFIIMDAIDGSANAVRGVPFFCSSLAFATEDRLSSITDGVITNLSNGDMYWASKDKGAFMNGLKIKVHDKDPIYKIIGINTSGASSDLMEQLQPIFEKHNHIRHFGANALEMAFFARGLMDVFIDLRNKIRIQDIAAGYIIIKEAGGLLLDANLNPLDADLSYKTRISFIAAANQKIIDDVILQIKK, via the coding sequence ATGGAAGTAATTGAAATTCTTCGCAATGTTTCAAAAATGATTTATGAAAACGTTAAAGATTTAGCAGGGACAGATAACGCCGCAGGAGATTTTGGGATTGGTGCAGGAGGAGATATTTCACGTAATATTGACATTATTGCTGAAAAAACAGTATTAGATTATCTTAAAGAAATTAAATTTGACTGTATTGTATTAGGAGAAGAATGTGGTAGAGTAGAACTATCCGATAATCCTAAAGGGTTTATCATTATGGATGCAATTGATGGCTCTGCTAATGCTGTAAGGGGAGTTCCATTTTTTTGTAGTTCGTTAGCATTTGCAACCGAAGATAGGTTAAGTTCCATTACAGATGGAGTAATAACAAATCTATCAAATGGAGATATGTATTGGGCATCTAAAGATAAGGGCGCATTTATGAATGGATTAAAAATCAAGGTTCATGATAAAGACCCAATTTACAAAATTATTGGAATAAACACTTCTGGAGCATCGTCTGATTTGATGGAACAATTACAACCGATATTTGAGAAGCATAATCACATTAGACATTTTGGAGCAAATGCATTAGAAATGGCGTTTTTTGCAAGAGGATTAATGGATGTTTTTATTGACTTAAGAAATAAGATAAGGATTCAAGACATTGCAGCAGGATACATAATAATAAAGGAAGCAGGAGGTTTACTTTTGGATGCTAATTTGAATCCACTTGATGCAGATCTTAGTTACAAAACAAGAATATCATTTATTGCAGCAGCAAATCAAAAAATTATTGATGATGTTATTTTACAAATTAAAAAATAA
- a CDS encoding AAA family ATPase, giving the protein MWSEKYRPQNISDMIGNEESRSSIIEWFTKWKKGTKPLLLVGPPGIGKTTIAYLTAKQFQYDMVGLNASDVRSKSRINEILSPVLGNVSILGLPMIFIDEVDGIHGRGDYGGAEALIEILKEPTIPIILAANSDTSDKMKSIKKVVKTISFKPIPPRLLKIYLENILKKENVTLSPGSIIKVIDRSRGDVRSMINLTQSLVTGFNPQTEKSFESINVEDGINAFFKANSFDEARGVLYSMQIDPRLKIDAFYSSIVTSNLDNQTLAKLLEIISEADILYGKIMKTQNWRLLRYLNEILIRLYLNDERIRYSQYNLSWPLLNRIRWDGKKIKSLSSVMAKTLHLSSSAFVTICLPYILFCIKNKKLSLDLEETFGDVIEKEIELIK; this is encoded by the coding sequence ATGTGGTCTGAAAAATATAGACCTCAGAATATTTCTGATATGATTGGTAATGAAGAATCAAGATCTTCTATAATTGAGTGGTTCACTAAATGGAAAAAAGGTACAAAACCTCTTTTGCTAGTTGGCCCTCCCGGAATTGGCAAGACAACTATTGCATATCTTACAGCAAAACAATTTCAGTATGATATGGTTGGATTGAATGCAAGTGATGTAAGAAGTAAATCTAGAATTAACGAAATACTTTCGCCTGTACTTGGCAATGTCAGCATATTGGGCTTACCTATGATCTTCATTGATGAGGTTGATGGTATTCATGGACGAGGTGATTATGGTGGAGCAGAAGCATTAATTGAAATTTTAAAGGAACCCACTATACCAATAATATTGGCTGCAAATTCTGATACTTCTGATAAAATGAAAAGTATCAAAAAAGTTGTTAAAACTATATCTTTTAAACCCATTCCCCCACGTCTTTTGAAAATTTACCTTGAAAATATTTTAAAAAAAGAAAATGTAACTCTTAGTCCTGGTTCTATAATAAAAGTAATTGATAGATCCCGAGGTGATGTTCGTTCTATGATTAATTTAACACAATCTCTAGTAACTGGGTTTAATCCTCAAACTGAAAAATCGTTTGAAAGTATTAATGTCGAAGATGGAATTAACGCATTTTTTAAAGCAAATTCATTTGATGAAGCTAGGGGCGTTTTGTATTCTATGCAAATTGATCCAAGATTAAAAATAGATGCATTTTACTCAAGTATTGTTACAAGTAATTTAGATAACCAAACGCTTGCAAAACTATTAGAAATTATTTCTGAAGCCGATATTCTTTATGGAAAAATTATGAAAACTCAAAATTGGAGATTATTACGTTATTTAAATGAAATTTTGATTCGATTATATTTAAATGATGAACGAATTAGATATTCGCAATACAATCTTTCATGGCCCCTTCTAAATCGGATTAGATGGGATGGAAAAAAAATTAAGTCTTTATCTTCTGTCATGGCAAAAACATTACATCTTTCTTCTAGTGCTTTTGTTACAATATGTTTGCCATACATATTATTTTGTATAAAAAATAAAAAACTAAGTTTAGACTTAGAAGAAACTTTTGGTGATGTAATAGAAAAGGAGATTGAATTAATCAAATGA
- a CDS encoding acyl-CoA carboxylase subunit beta: protein MHFEKIDEYSKINKISLQGGGQDKIKDQHDKGKLTARDRINLLLDVGTFTEIDPLVTHHYYEYDMQNKKFFTDGVVGGYGTVNGRQIFVFAYDFTVLGGTLSQMGAKKITKLMDHATTTGCPIIGIMDSGGARIQEGIMSLDGFADIFYHNQLASGVIPQITASIGPSAGGSVYSPAMTDFVIMVDKVGTMFVTGPDVVKTVLGEEISFDDLGGAMTHGVKSGVAHFVAKNEYECMDYIKKLISYLPQNNTEEPPKIKTDDDPNRLDHNLIHIIPDNPLQPYDMKEIINSVVDNHEFFEIHELFAPNVVVGYGRLNGKVVGIVANQPMHLAGALDIDSSNKAARFIRFCDAFNIPIITFVDTPGYMPGSNQEHNGIIRHGSKLLYAYCEATVPRITLVIGKAYGGAYIAMGSKNLRTDVNYAWPTARCAVLGGEAAVKIMYRKELSSAKDPESLKKQLIQEFSEKFENPYVAASHGTIDNVIDPAETRPMLIKALEMLANKRAKHLPRKHGNINL from the coding sequence ATGCACTTTGAAAAAATCGATGAATATTCTAAGATAAATAAAATATCGTTACAAGGTGGAGGACAGGATAAAATCAAAGATCAACATGATAAAGGAAAATTAACCGCCAGAGATAGAATTAATCTCTTATTAGATGTAGGTACTTTTACTGAGATTGATCCACTTGTAACTCATCATTATTATGAATATGACATGCAAAACAAAAAATTCTTCACTGACGGAGTTGTTGGCGGTTATGGAACAGTAAATGGTAGACAAATCTTTGTCTTTGCTTATGATTTCACTGTACTTGGTGGTACATTGAGTCAAATGGGGGCTAAAAAAATTACCAAATTAATGGATCATGCAACCACTACTGGTTGTCCAATAATTGGTATAATGGATTCAGGAGGAGCAAGAATTCAAGAAGGTATTATGAGTCTTGATGGATTTGCTGATATTTTTTATCATAATCAATTAGCTTCTGGAGTTATTCCACAAATTACTGCAAGTATTGGTCCCTCTGCAGGCGGATCTGTTTATTCTCCAGCAATGACTGATTTTGTTATTATGGTTGACAAAGTAGGAACAATGTTTGTTACTGGACCTGATGTGGTAAAGACTGTCCTTGGTGAAGAAATCTCATTTGATGATTTAGGTGGTGCAATGACACATGGAGTAAAAAGTGGGGTAGCTCATTTTGTTGCAAAGAATGAATACGAATGCATGGATTATATAAAAAAATTGATCTCTTATCTACCACAAAATAATACTGAAGAACCACCAAAAATAAAAACTGATGATGATCCAAATAGGCTTGATCACAATTTAATCCATATCATTCCCGATAATCCCTTACAACCATATGATATGAAAGAAATCATTAACTCTGTTGTTGACAATCACGAATTTTTTGAAATTCATGAATTATTTGCACCAAATGTTGTTGTTGGTTATGGTAGACTAAATGGTAAAGTTGTTGGTATTGTTGCTAATCAACCAATGCATCTTGCAGGTGCACTTGATATTGATTCATCAAACAAAGCAGCTAGATTCATTCGATTTTGTGATGCGTTCAATATTCCAATAATCACATTTGTTGATACCCCTGGTTATATGCCAGGTTCTAATCAAGAGCATAATGGTATCATCAGACATGGTAGTAAACTTCTTTATGCTTACTGTGAGGCCACAGTTCCAAGAATCACTCTCGTAATTGGAAAAGCATATGGTGGTGCCTACATAGCTATGGGAAGTAAAAATCTAAGAACCGATGTAAATTATGCATGGCCAACTGCACGATGCGCCGTCTTGGGAGGCGAAGCGGCTGTTAAAATTATGTATAGAAAAGAACTATCAAGTGCTAAAGATCCTGAATCACTCAAAAAACAACTAATCCAAGAATTCTCAGAAAAATTTGAAAATCCATATGTTGCTGCGTCACATGGTACCATTGATAATGTAATTGATCCAGCTGAAACTCGCCCAATGTTGATTAAAGCATTAGAAATGCTTGCAAACAAAAGAGCAAAACATCTTCCGAGAAAACATGGAAATATCAATTTGTGA
- a CDS encoding acetyl-CoA carboxylase biotin carboxylase subunit, producing MIEKVLIANRGEIALRVIKTCKALGIKTVAVYSDEDYNSLHVKQATEAYHIGEAAPSKSYLNQEKIIETILSSGADAIHPGYGFLSENSDFASKCEKNKINFIGPSAASMDLCGDKMQCKAAMLKAKVPTVPGSPGLVKDVEEALKIANDISYPVLLKSVFGGGGRGIRLVNNDKELQEGFETVTSESISAVGKSAIIVEKFLQKTRHIEYQMARDKHGNAVHIFERECSIQRRNQKLIEQTPSPVVDQKTRDRIGELVVKASEAVDYTNLGTAEFLRADNGEFYFIEINARLQVEHPISELVSGLDFVKLQIDIANGEPLPFKQKDLKMNGYAIECRINAEDTFLDFAPSTGPVPDVTIPSGPSVRCDTYLYPGCTVSPFYDSLMAKLCTWGQTFEESRTRMLNALNDFYIQGVETSIPLYKTILNTEEYKSGNLSTDFLNRYKIIDRLKEDLKNEKIEKSDAALTAAIVYSEYYKSRVENSTSNNSNWKNKLS from the coding sequence ATGATTGAAAAAGTTCTAATCGCTAATAGAGGAGAAATCGCTTTACGTGTAATCAAGACATGTAAAGCATTGGGAATCAAAACAGTTGCTGTATATTCTGATGAGGATTACAATTCTTTACATGTTAAGCAAGCTACAGAAGCATATCATATTGGTGAAGCTGCACCATCAAAATCTTATCTAAATCAGGAAAAAATTATTGAGACAATTTTATCTTCTGGAGCGGATGCAATACATCCTGGCTATGGTTTTCTTTCGGAAAATTCTGATTTTGCAAGTAAATGTGAAAAAAATAAAATTAATTTTATTGGACCGTCTGCTGCATCAATGGATCTTTGTGGTGATAAGATGCAATGTAAAGCAGCAATGCTAAAGGCAAAAGTTCCAACTGTTCCAGGAAGTCCAGGTCTTGTTAAAGATGTTGAAGAAGCATTAAAAATTGCTAATGACATTTCATATCCTGTATTACTAAAATCTGTTTTTGGTGGTGGCGGTCGTGGCATTAGATTAGTAAATAATGATAAAGAATTACAAGAAGGTTTTGAAACAGTTACTAGCGAATCTATCTCTGCAGTAGGAAAATCTGCAATCATTGTTGAAAAATTTCTTCAAAAAACTAGACATATTGAATATCAAATGGCAAGAGACAAACATGGTAATGCAGTCCATATATTTGAAAGAGAATGCTCAATTCAAAGACGTAATCAAAAACTTATTGAGCAAACACCTTCCCCTGTAGTTGATCAAAAAACAAGAGATAGAATTGGTGAGCTAGTAGTTAAAGCATCTGAAGCAGTTGATTACACTAACTTAGGTACAGCTGAATTTTTACGAGCTGATAATGGAGAGTTTTATTTTATAGAAATTAATGCCAGATTGCAAGTTGAACATCCTATTTCTGAATTAGTTTCTGGATTAGATTTTGTTAAACTTCAAATAGATATTGCTAATGGTGAACCACTTCCATTCAAACAAAAAGATCTTAAAATGAATGGATATGCTATTGAATGTAGAATAAATGCTGAAGATACATTTTTAGATTTTGCTCCTTCTACAGGACCAGTTCCAGATGTCACAATTCCATCTGGTCCAAGTGTTCGATGCGATACCTATCTATACCCTGGCTGCACGGTATCTCCATTTTATGATTCTTTGATGGCTAAACTTTGTACATGGGGTCAAACATTTGAGGAGTCACGAACACGTATGCTTAACGCATTAAATGACTTTTACATTCAAGGTGTTGAAACGTCAATTCCACTTTACAAAACAATTCTAAATACTGAGGAATATAAAAGTGGAAATCTCTCCACGGATTTTTTAAATCGTTATAAAATCATTGATAGATTAAAAGAAGATTTAAAAAATGAAAAAATTGAAAAAAGTGATGCTGCATTAACAGCTGCCATAGTTTATTCTGAATATTATAAAAGTAGAGTAGAAAATTCTACTAGCAACAATTCTAATTGGAAAAATAAATTGAGTTGA
- a CDS encoding acetyl-CoA carboxylase biotin carboxyl carrier protein subunit, translated as MDYKIKDIEKTFDGEIIGNLGNNEYEIKINDNKHQIKILKMDSKGIEFVLDQKYHRAKYLENSTNEMNLIIDNVPITINMHTDLDKIVFKHSGGSGTSDSQLTLKSQIPGKVVSIAVKEGDSVKQGDVICTLESMKMQVAIKSHKNGSIKSIKVKIGGTVAKSDIVAEIE; from the coding sequence ATGGATTATAAAATAAAAGATATCGAAAAAACATTTGACGGTGAAATTATTGGGAATCTTGGTAATAATGAATATGAGATTAAAATTAATGATAATAAACATCAAATAAAAATTCTAAAAATGGATTCCAAAGGAATTGAATTTGTATTAGATCAAAAATACCACAGAGCAAAATATCTGGAGAATTCAACAAATGAAATGAATCTCATTATTGACAATGTGCCAATTACAATTAATATGCACACTGATCTTGATAAAATTGTATTCAAACATTCAGGAGGAAGTGGAACTTCTGATTCTCAATTAACATTGAAGAGTCAAATTCCTGGAAAGGTTGTTTCTATTGCTGTTAAAGAAGGTGATTCAGTAAAACAGGGAGATGTAATTTGTACATTAGAATCTATGAAAATGCAAGTTGCTATAAAATCTCACAAAAACGGTTCAATCAAATCCATTAAAGTCAAAATTGGTGGAACTGTAGCTAAAAGCGATATTGTCGCAGAAATAGAATAA
- a CDS encoding redoxin domain-containing protein, with translation MALNVGDIAPKFELPDIDLKMRTLDEFKGKKIVLTFIVAASSPVCENELCNFRDSWSEISNLGAQIVAISNDGPFANKAFVQKNNFNFPLLADYNSKTIRDYDVLMPHLLHIKDYNAAKRSVFIIMEDGKIGYKWVSEDPLKEPNYDEIKKFLN, from the coding sequence ATGGCATTGAATGTTGGAGATATTGCTCCTAAATTCGAACTTCCAGACATAGATCTTAAAATGAGGACTCTTGATGAATTTAAAGGGAAAAAGATCGTTCTTACGTTTATCGTTGCAGCAAGTTCTCCTGTTTGTGAAAATGAATTGTGTAACTTTAGAGATTCATGGAGTGAAATTTCAAATCTCGGAGCTCAGATAGTTGCAATAAGTAATGATGGACCATTTGCGAATAAAGCATTTGTCCAAAAAAATAACTTTAATTTTCCATTATTGGCTGATTACAATAGTAAAACAATTCGTGATTATGATGTTTTGATGCCACATCTGCTACACATCAAAGATTACAATGCTGCAAAACGTTCAGTATTCATAATAATGGAAGATGGAAAAATTGGATACAAATGGGTATCAGAAGATCCATTAAAAGAACCTAATTATGATGAAATTAAAAAATTTTTAAATTAA
- a CDS encoding NADH-quinone oxidoreductase subunit A — MFGFAVVAMAPALVISRMISPRKRSNPVKFLPMECGQVPSGEGRTHFMMQYYAYILMFVVFDVMAIFLYAWGSSLLDLPKSATLPIIGFLGIMFAAMAFALHQSGRRDIW, encoded by the coding sequence ATGTTCGGATTTGCTGTAGTTGCTATGGCGCCTGCACTTGTAATTTCTAGAATGATTTCTCCAAGAAAAAGAAGTAATCCTGTTAAATTTTTGCCAATGGAATGTGGACAAGTTCCATCAGGTGAGGGAAGAACTCATTTTATGATGCAGTATTATGCTTACATTTTGATGTTCGTTGTTTTTGATGTTATGGCAATTTTCTTATATGCATGGGGAAGTTCCCTTTTAGATCTACCAAAATCTGCTACTTTACCGATAATTGGTTTCTTGGGAATTATGTTTGCAGCAATGGCTTTTGCATTACATCAATCAGGGAGACGAGACATATGGTAG
- a CDS encoding NADH-quinone oxidoreductase subunit B encodes MIKDLITPQNANVFVGKLGDILEKAIDKPLGYAINWGRIWSLWPVHIETACCSVEFGAASSPRYDVERFGIIEAFGSLRQCDLIVVQGTITRKMAPRLRLVYDQMPEPKYVIAMGACAITGGLYFDSYNVLPGIDGVLPVDVYVPGCPPRPETLIQGCMLLQEKIKRMKARKYV; translated from the coding sequence TTGATTAAAGATCTAATTACACCACAAAATGCAAATGTCTTTGTTGGAAAACTAGGAGATATTTTAGAAAAAGCAATTGATAAACCGTTAGGTTATGCAATTAATTGGGGACGAATTTGGTCGCTTTGGCCTGTTCATATTGAAACAGCATGTTGCAGTGTAGAATTTGGGGCTGCATCAAGTCCAAGGTATGATGTTGAAAGATTTGGTATCATTGAAGCATTTGGTTCTCTAAGACAATGTGATCTAATTGTAGTTCAAGGAACTATAACAAGAAAAATGGCACCGCGATTACGATTAGTTTATGATCAAATGCCAGAACCAAAATATGTTATTGCGATGGGTGCATGTGCAATCACTGGTGGTTTGTATTTTGATTCATATAATGTACTTCCAGGTATTGATGGTGTTTTACCAGTAGATGTTTATGTTCCAGGTTGTCCACCTAGACCTGAAACTCTTATTCAAGGATGTATGTTATTACAAGAAAAAATTAAGAGAATGAAGGCCAGGAAGTATGTATAA
- a CDS encoding NADH-quinone oxidoreductase subunit C has protein sequence MSSDSENEQIETTSDEPASKVTPPAKEIELPKFEKGIADKIVEKFGSKTKVAFVKPDRVRIDVGRDDIKEVAEFLRDVLNFDHAESVSGVDYPQDKEIEVVYHLGSYTDPSLSRQILVLTTRAQREENPIPGNDSTKLPSLREIFYSVEFHEREIFEMFGVYFQGHPDNRRLLLPEDWADLPPLRKDFAIKGR, from the coding sequence ATGAGTTCTGATTCTGAAAATGAACAAATTGAAACTACATCTGATGAACCTGCATCTAAAGTAACTCCACCGGCCAAAGAAATTGAGTTGCCAAAATTTGAAAAAGGTATTGCAGATAAAATTGTTGAAAAATTTGGTTCTAAAACTAAAGTAGCCTTTGTAAAACCCGATAGAGTTAGAATTGATGTTGGTAGAGATGATATCAAAGAAGTGGCAGAATTTTTAAGAGATGTTCTTAACTTTGATCATGCTGAATCTGTCTCTGGTGTAGATTATCCTCAAGATAAAGAAATTGAGGTAGTTTATCATTTAGGTTCCTATACTGATCCTTCCCTTTCAAGACAAATTCTTGTATTGACTACTAGGGCACAAAGAGAAGAAAATCCAATTCCTGGAAATGATTCAACAAAACTTCCCAGTCTTAGAGAAATATTTTACAGTGTAGAATTTCATGAGCGAGAGATTTTTGAAATGTTTGGAGTTTACTTTCAAGGCCATCCAGATAATAGACGATTACTTTTACCAGAAGATTGGGCAGATTTACCACCTCTAAGAAAGGACTTTGCAATTAAAGGAAGATAG